The region NNNNNNNNNNNNNNNNNNNNNNNNNNNNNNNNNNNNNNNNGCCtagttgatacattttatgccaaaaaaagtgaaatttatatttacctgttgttacaggtcactaacaggtaatcgtgccttgatgactaaattgacatgcttatgtatcttattgcaaatttaaaaagtttgaaggcctaattgactgtacagataaagtttgatggcctatttgatacattttttgccaaaaaaagtgacatttttatttacctgttgttacaggtaatcgtgccttgatgactaaattgacatgtttatgtatcttattgcaaatttaaaaattttgagggcctaattgactgtacagataaagtttgatggcctatttgatacattttatgccaaaaaaagtgacatttttatttaacttttattataggccactaacaggtaatcatgactTGAtttctaaattgacatgtttatgtatcaaattggaaatttaaaatgtttgatggcctaattgattgtacagataaagtttgatagcctatttgatacattttatgtcaaaaaaagtgaaatttttatttatctgttattacaggtcacaaacaggtaatcatgcattgatgactaaactgacatgtttatgtatctaattgcaaaatttaaaaagtttgagggccaaattcaCAGTATAGATAAAATTTGATAgcttattttatacattttatgcaaaaaaaaagggacatttttatttacctgttattacaggtcattaatatgtaataatgcattgatgactaaattgacatgtctatgtttctaactgcaaatttaaaaagttttagggcctaattgactgtactgataaagtttgatggcctacttcatacattttatgccaaaaaaagtgacatttttatttacctgttattaNtgcattgatgactaaactgacatgtttatgtatctaattgcaaaatttaaaaagtttgagggccaaattcaCAGTATAGATAAAATTTGATAgcttattttatacattttatgcaaaaaaaagggacatttttatttacctgttattacaggtcattaatatgtaataatgcattgatgactaaattgacatgtctatgtttCTAACTGCANNNNNNNNNNNNNNNNNNNNNNNNNNNNNNNNNNNNNNNNNNNNNNNNNNNNNNNNNNNNNNNNNNNNNNNNNNNNNNNNNNNNNNNNNNNNNNNNNNNNNNNNNNNNNNNNNNNNNNNNNNNNNNNNNNNNNNNNNNNNNNNNNNNNNNNNNNNNNNNNNNNNNNNNNNNNNNNNNNNNNNNNNNNNNNNNNNNNNNNNNNNNNNNNNNNNNNNNNNNNNNNNNNNNNNNNNNNNNNNNNNNNNNNNNNNNNNNNNNNNNNNNNNNNNNNNNNNNNNNNNNNNNNNNNNNNNNNNNNNNNNNNNNNNNNNNNNNNNNNNNNNNNNNNNNNNNNNNNNNNNNNNNNNNNNNNNNNNNNNNNNNNNNNNNNNNNNNNNNNNNNNNNNNNNNNNNNNNNNNNNNNNNNNNNNNNNNNNNNNNNNNNNNNNNNNNNNNNNNNNNNNNNNNNNNNNNNNNNNNNNNNNNNNNNNNNNNNNNNNNNNNNNNNNNNNNNNNNNNNNNNNNNNNNNNNNNNNNNNNNNNNNNNNNNNNNNNNNNNNNNNNNNNNNNNNNNNNNNNNNNNNNNNNNNNNNNNNNNNNNNNNNNNNNNNNNNNNNNNNNNNNNNNNNNNNNNNNNNNNNNNNNNNNNNNNNNNNNNNNNNNNNNNNNNNNNNNNNNNNNNNNNNNNNNNNNNNNNNNNNNNNNNNNNNNNNNNNNNNNNNNNNNNNNNNNNNNNNNNNNNNNNNNNNNNNNNNNNNNNNNNNNNNNNNNNNNNNNNNNNNNNNNNNNNNNNNNNNNNNNNNNNNNNNNNNNNNNNNNNNNNNNNNNNNNNNNNNNNNNNNNNNNNNNNNNNNNNNNNNNNNNNNNNNNNNNNNNNNNNNNNNNNNNNNNNNNNNNNNNNNNNNNNNNNNNNNNNNNNNNNNNNNNNNNNNNNNNNNNNNNNNNNNNNNNNNNNNNNNNNNNNNNNNNNNNNNNNNNNNNNNNNNNNNNNNNNNNNNNNNNNNNNNNNNNNNNNNNNNNNcttcctccattcctctggatgtgtatttctcatttttccttcttgaggaggaaggtgaacttgtgttgctttccggtgtcttcttcatgaacttcctaaattttcttatgaagaaagcaaactgttcgtcagataaaaaatcagtggaattaggatctgaccttgaggaggtggttggttggtccgcaaccagtgccacattccgtctgtccaccacgtcctcatctcttggaaacatctcaaattcgaaggctttgagatctctgaatagttggtcggttgtggtgttcttcaaatcNggtgttcttcaaatccctgtgatcacgcattgtgatcaccttcatttcccactccttggtaaggcctcgtaagaccttcaggtttagctccttttgtggaatctccttctcgagatcactgatctctattgatagcttcatgaaacgagattccatgctgtcgatgctctcccctggcttcatcttgaagtccttgaacttcttcatggccacggtgagcttgttctccttctcctattcgtcaccttcaccaatcaacatcaaagtatcccatacctcttttgccgttttgcactttcttacttttggaaagatggtttcatctatgGCTCTGNNNNNNNNNNNNNNNNNNNNNNNNNNNNNNNNNNNNNNNNNNNNNNNNNNNNNNNNNNNNNNNNNNNNNNNNNNNNNNNNNNNNNNNNNNNNNNNNNNNNNNNNNNNNNNNNNNNNNNNNNNNNNNNNNNNNNNNNNNNNNNNNNNNNNNNNNNNNNNNNNNNNNNNNNNNNNNNNNNNNNNNNNNNNNNNNNNNNNNNNNNNNNNNNNNNNNNNNNNNNNNNNNNNNNNNNNNNNNNNNNNNNNNNNNNNNNNNNNNNNNNNNNNNNNNNNNNNNNNNNNNNNNNNNNNNNNNNNNNNNNNNNNNNNNNNNNNNNNNNNNNNNNNNNNNNNNNNNNNNNNNNNNNNNNNNNNNNNNNNNNNNNNNNNNNNNNNNNNNNNNNNNNNNNNNNNNNNNNNNNNNNNNNNNNNNNNNNNNNNNNNNNNNNNNNNNNNNNNNNNNNNNNNNNNNNNNNNNNNNNNNNNNNNNNNNNNNNNNNNNNNNNNNNNNNNNNNNNNNNNNNNNNNNNNNNNNNNNNNNNNNNNNNNNNNNNNNNNNNNNNNNNNNNNNNNNNNNNNNNNNNNNNNNNNNNNNNNNNNNNNNNNNNNNNNNNNNNNNNNNNNNNNNNNNNNNNNNNNNNNNNNNNNNNNNNNNNNNNNNNNNNNNNNNNNNNNNNNNNNNNNNNNNNNNNNNNNNNNNNNNNNNNNNNNNNNNNNNNNNNNNNNNNNNNNNNNNNNNNNNNNNNNNNNNNNNNNNNNNNNNNNNNNNNNNNNNNNNNNNNNNNNNNNNNNNNNNNNNNNNNNNNNNNNNNNNNNNNNNNNNNNNNNNNNNNNNNNNNNNNNNNNNNNNNNNNNNNNNNNNNNNNNNNNNNNNNNNNNNNNNNNNNNNNNNNNNNNNNNNNNNNNNNNNNNNNNNNNNNNNNNNNNNNNNNNNNNNNNNNNNNNNNNNNNNNNNNNNNNNNNNNNNNNNNNNNNNNNNNNNNNNNNNNNNNNNNNNNNNNNNNNNNNNNNNNNNNNNNNNNGAACTGAGtcggaagttcacgcttaatcgtatcatgcttaataatccatttcctagtgaaattcgaactgtatatacgtccttaaaaattttacggttcgtgaccggtacgtagatcgcagcttattaataactaatctcacttataaaaatccttctgaagtaccgagagatcatctcataaaaaaaatattttcgaaccttaactttgtcggaaaaaccgaggggttacaatataTTTTGCTGTACAGCCTATACTCCTCCGTGTGATTAATATATAGttaataaaataatcaccatttgccaatataattaataatgtatctaataaaaatgtttaggaaattagatagataataattaagtaataaataaataaataaataaatatatatatatatatatataggaaagtagatatattttgttagtttaaaataaagtgtttcctaataaaataccaatcttaaatattttgcaaaaaatgatgcaatcaatattgatcttttttttttaatgatgtgacATCTTCTCCTTCACCGCCGATGTATAGTATCTATACatcggcggtgcatcaaatattaatccatttaatttatagtataataattacctaaaatatttattataacatgaatcatggtctacttttaaggtacactaaactaatactcagtatattctttttcaacttaagttcagtatttttatatacaaataaaattaatatataaaaatatatcattaaaaagttctaattaaaaattttaaataacacaccaatattgatatttttattttaatgtattaaattaacatacaattatattagatcactatattatattcaaattttaatataatattagctcattttcaaaatattgtagGTAGATTTTTTTATCatactattgcaatatataattaaaattaacatggacttacataataaaattctattataattaaaatcttctatttaatttactattttatatagaattgaaattaacatgttattattttaagtctattaaattaattaaaattaaattcgtttatatcaaattgaaatcttttatttaatttaatattataaatgtttttaaattttttatttgttttgaatttcattcaaaaaataataaaattaaaataatttcatttggttcaagtttagttatatatatatttttaattctatagttaaattacgtacaagtttagttatatatatattttgaattttataattctttttcaaacttttcatgtgcataaaagtaaactttggtgcaaaataaaataaaaataaatcaaatgcaatctcgttgttatttgtaattctattttccatatatatatatatatatatatatatatatatatatatatatatatatatatatatatatatNNNNNNNNNNNNNNNNNNNNNNNNNNNNNNNNNNNNNNNNNNNNNNNNNNNNNNNNNNNNNNNNNNNNNNNNNNNNNNNNNNNNNNNNNNNNNNNNNNNNNNNNNNNNNNNNNNNNNNNNNNNNNNNNNNNNNNNNNNNNNNNNNNNNNNNNNNNNNNNNNNNNNNNNNNNNNNNNNNNNNNNNNNNNNNNNNNNNNNNNNNNNNNNNNNNNNNNNNNNNNNNNNNNNNNNNNNNNNNNNNNNNNNNNNNNNNNNNNNNNNNNNNNNNNNNNNNNNNNNNNNNNNNNNNNNNNNNNNNNNNNNNNNNNNNNNNNNNNNNNNNNNNNNNNNNNNNNNNNNNNNNNNNNNNNNNNNNNNNNNNNNNNNNNNNNNNNNNNNNNNNNNNNNNNNNNNNNNNNNNNNNNNNNNNNNNNNNNNNNNNNNNNNNNNNNNNNNNNNNNNNNNNNNNNNNNNNNNNNNNNNNNNNNNNNNNNNNNNNNNNNNNNNNNNNNNNNNNNNNNNNNNNNNNNNNNNNNNNNNNNNNNNNNNNNNNNNNNNNNNNNNNNNNNNNNNNNNNNNNNNNNNNNNNNNNNNNNNNNNNNNNNNNNNNNNNNNNNNNNNNNNNNNNNNNNNNNNNNNNNNNNNNNNNNNNNNNNNNNNNNNNNNNNNNNNNNNNNNNNNNNNNNNNNNNNNNNNNNNNNNNNNNNNNNNNNNNNNNNNNNNNNNNNNNNNNNNNNNNNNNNNNNNNNNNNNNNNNNNNNNNNNNNNNNNNNNNNNNNNNNNNNNNNNNNNNNNNNNNNNNNNNNNNNNNNNNNNNNNNNNNNNNNNNNNNNNNNNNNNNNNNNNNNNNNNNNNNNNNNNNNNNNNNNNNNNNNNNNNNNNNNNNNNNNNNNNNNNNNNNNNNNNNNNNNNNNNNNNNNNNNNNNNNNNNNNNNNNNNNNNNNNNNNNNNNNNNNNNNNNNNNNNNNNNNNNNNNNNNNNNNNNNNNNNNNNNNNNNNNNNNNNNNNNNNNNNNNNNNNNTGATTGTAGAAGTTGTGCATCCACTCCGACAGAACAGGGAATTTCTCGGCGTCGATCAATTTCAGGCCGGTTATCTCTTCGAACACGCTAGGCAGGTGAGCCACCCACCCCAGTACGATGTCGAGGAATCCGATGTTGTCTCCGCCGAAAAATTTCTTGCCGTTCAGTTGTTCTTCGATGAGTTTAAGGTTGTCCAGCGCTTGAACAACACCTTCTTCTTGTTCCTTCCCTTTCGAGTAGTAACAACTCCTGATCGACGGCATCAGCTATATACAAACATCACATCATAATCCATATATACAAAACAAAGTTAAAGTCGTGCGGGACAACTCAATTAAGTTGGTCAAACTGTTAATATGATAAACAGAAAATTCTTGGTCTAAGTAGGAACAGTCTAttgattttattgatttattggtcATTTGGTCTGAACCTCTTAGCTATAGGCTTTGACAAGTAAGATTACAAGGTGGATGTACCCGGTGTATATCCTTGAATAATGGCTGCGCTACAAGTCTCTCTAGACTTGACCAATAGAAAACTAAATGATATGCTTTGTCTTTAATTAAGACCATTGTTGCagtaggtgctaggcgctagtcgggcggtaaaGTAGCGCCTAGGGCCTAAGCTATCTAGGCCGTGCCTAGACGGTACCAAGACGACgatctataaaaacaaaaaattaattcaatgggtgtatgtcatatattatattatattatattatatatatctcttacttcttttacttatataaataaataaatttaaatatatataaatataataataaaattaagaagGCCGATTCGCTCGAGTTAATttggctaactctgccgagttgggcgagttaactcggccaaattcgacACAGTCAGTCGTCAACTCgacccagtcggccgagttagacGCTAGGCGGCCGACCACCTAGACGGACGCTTAAGAAGCAATTCGTCTCGGTCTAGGAGCACCTCCTGCTTAGATGGCCTAGGCaatgatttttgcaacactggttaAGACTTACCTTCTCGTCGCTAAATTTTGCCCAGAATCGTGAGTGTGCTCTGCCGAGCGGGTGTTGAGGTAACAACGGGTTGTTGTGCCATGTCTCATCGATGTATTCAAGGATTAGCAATGACTCACAGATGGGTTTCCCGTTGTGGATGAGGACAGGAACCTTTTTGTGGACAGGATTATAGTGGAGAAGATGAGGGCTTTTGTTGCTCAGATCTTCATGGATGGTTTCATATTCAATATGTTTGATGTTTAGTGCCCACACCACCCTTAAGCTATATCGGCTTGACCATGTCCTGTAAAGCTTCACTTCTTCTGCCATGCCCACTGTTACTGTCAATTCTATCAGAGGATGGAACCTAGCTAGCTACGGCTTCTGTATATACATACGTTCATACGGACcgtgttatatatatagatcaaatttgatttaaacaTTGACTTTTAGGGTTCACAATCAGCCATTTTGGACCATTTCTCATCTTGTTACGTTTGTGCCATTCTTGTCAGTTATCACTTGTCACTATCTTCACAGTTGGCAATGCTTTTTTGAAATAAAGAATCAAAGTTGACAATGTTAGAATGACATGcatacataattaattaagtgtatatatgtatatgataatATGTGAGGttaggttgttttttttttttttgaaagaaaggtTAGGTTAGGTTGGTTTTAAAAAAGTCATTATAAGTTATTAAGTagactttatttttttagttttattttcacaCATACTTGTTTcatctgtgtggaccatggtccactactataacaaattaacaattgtGTATGTATTGCCTCAACATTCCTGCCATGAGTTCATCCTTGTCCTTGCCCATGCGGTCGATAATGGTGgtgcattatacaaaataatataatgtatatttaatacttaaataatgtacttttcctaaatacaatgtacatttttaatatacttgaTATTGTAAATACTAGGTCAACGGAATAAAATACACTCAAAagtattcttattaattatgattTGGGTACATACGACTTTATACCCTAAGCATAACTCAGTCAACATGatagtgggtcagaggttcccgaaCTACTTAGCTATTTCGGAGATCAAACAACCCAAAAGTCCTCTTTCTAGACATTAAATGCAGTTTATATAGGGTGTCAGGAGACAAGTGCCGGTCTCTCGGCATGTTGGCCGTGTGGCGGCCATGCATAGGGTTGAACGAGGGCCCATTATCCCTTAGCCAGGTGTTGCGGTCAGTAAAGCCAAGGGTGGATGCTCGGGACGCAGAGGAAGGTCGGCGGGCTGCATAGGCCGGTCCGTTCATTCTCTCCCGATCGTCATACTAATGGGCGATGATCGGATAGACCGGAAAAGGGATGAACGGCCAAGGACCTGACTCGGCAAATTCATCGGGTCGGGTTCCGGTCATTATGCGTACTATACGGTCAGGATAATTAATCTCTAtcaatactaaaagtacattatttatgtttcCTTTATGTATTGAATACACATTATTTGATAgcatacaaaataatatattttcggTACTGTAATAATGTACGTTATGCACACAGTTATAATAATTGCATACTGCCACCCCCAACCACGACCAACAAAACTAACTAGCCCCAATGTTAACAAAAAGTTATTCTGTGGACACCTCCACCTTAATTTTAAGGTGGACCTgaatccaaaatacacaatttaggaatgttcacaatttatatactgaatgttcacaatttaaattgtgaatattcagtatgtaaatgaacacaagtccatcTTGACCCTtatatggtataactattgaacGTTAAGCCATAACAGTTACGTTCATTTATGTTTCGATTGGTTTAAGGATTGCCTGGAACTTTGTGATCATCTTGTCGCGAGGCGGCCAGTGATCCAGAATTGCAGGATGATTGTAGAAGTTGTGCATCCACTCCGACAGAACAGGGAATTTCTCNNNNNNNNNNNNNNNNNNNNNNNNNNNNNNNNNNNNNNNNNNNNNNNNNNNNNNNNNNNNNNNNNNNNNNNNNNNNNNNNNNNNNNNNNNNNNNNNNNNNNNNNNNNNNNNNNNNNNNNNNNNNNNNNNNNNNNNNNNNNNNNNNNNNNNNNNNNNNNNNNNNNNNNNNNNNNNNNNNNNNNNNNNNNNNNNNNNNNNNNNNNNNNNNNNNNNNNNNNNNNNNNNNNNNNNNNNNNNNNNNNNNNNNNNNNNNNNNNNNNNNNNNNNNNNNNNNNNNNNNNNNNNNNNNNNNNNNNNNNNNNNNNNNNNNNNNNNNNNNNNNNNNNNNNNNNNNNNNNNNNNNNNNNNNNNNNNNNNNNNNNNNNNNNNNNNNNNNNNNNNNNNNNNNNNNNNNNNNNNNNNNNNNNNNNNNNNNNNNNNNNNNNNNNNNNNNNNNNNNNNNNNNNNNNNNNNNNNNNNNNNNNNNNNNNNNNNNNNNNNNNNNNNNNNNNNNNNNNNNNNNNNNNNNNNNNNNNNNNNNNNNNNNNNNNNNNNNNNNNNNNNNNNNNNNNNNNNNNNNNNNNNNNNNNNNNNNNNNNNNNNNNNNNNNNNNNNNNNNNNNNNNNNNNNN is a window of Ipomoea triloba cultivar NCNSP0323 chromosome 16, ASM357664v1 DNA encoding:
- the LOC116007953 gene encoding glutathione transferase GST 23-like; its protein translation is MAEEVKLYRTWSSRYSLRVVWALNIKHIEYETIHEDLSNKSPHLLHYNPVHKKVPVLIHNGKPICESLLILEYIDETWHNNPLLPQHPLGRAHSRFWAKFSDEKLMPSIRSCYYSKGKEQEEGVVQALDNLKLIEEQLNGKKFFGGDNIGFLDIVLGWVAHLPSVFEEITGLKLIDAEKFPVLSEWMHNFY